From the genome of Colwellia psychrerythraea 34H, one region includes:
- the rplT gene encoding 50S ribosomal protein L20, translating into MARVKRGVQARARHKKVLKQAKGYYGARSRVYRVAYQAVTKAGQYAYRDRRQRKRQFRQLWIARINAAARQNGLSYSKFINGLKKASIEIDRKILADIAVYDKAAFTFLVEKAQASLAA; encoded by the coding sequence ATGGCTAGAGTAAAACGTGGTGTACAAGCTCGTGCACGTCACAAAAAGGTTCTAAAGCAAGCTAAAGGTTATTACGGAGCACGTAGTCGTGTTTACCGTGTTGCTTATCAAGCAGTAACTAAAGCAGGTCAATACGCTTACCGCGATCGTCGTCAACGTAAACGTCAATTCCGTCAGCTTTGGATCGCTCGTATTAACGCAGCAGCTCGTCAAAATGGTTTATCTTACAGCAAATTCATTAATGGTCTTAAAAAGGCTTCTATTGAAATTGATCGTAAGATCCTAGCTGACATCGCAGTATACGACAAAGCAGCATTCACTTTCTTAGTTGAAAAAGCGCAAGCTTCTTTAGCTGCTTAA
- the rpmI gene encoding 50S ribosomal protein L35 — MPKMKTNKGAAKRFKKTASGYKFKQAGLRHILTKRRTKVKRHLRAKCMIAASDIKSVKKLLRHG, encoded by the coding sequence ATGCCTAAAATGAAAACCAATAAAGGTGCTGCAAAGCGCTTTAAAAAAACAGCCTCTGGCTACAAGTTCAAACAAGCTGGCCTTCGTCATATCTTGACTAAGCGTCGTACTAAAGTTAAGCGTCATCTTCGTGCTAAATGCATGATCGCCGCATCTGACATTAAGTCAGTTAAAAAACTTTTACGTCACGGTTAA
- the infC gene encoding translation initiation factor IF-3, with protein MAIKGGQRGGRKEPAHRLNELITDILDNEIRLIKFDGEPGGIVTLDEAMDQADDAGVDLVEISPTAKPPVCRVMDYGKFIYEKAKEQKEQRKNQKQIQVKEIKFRPGTDEGDYQVKLRNLKRFLEGGDKVKVTLRFRGREMAHQELGLQLLTRVKNDLEELTVLEFFPRRAEGRQMVMVLAPKNR; from the coding sequence ATGGCTATTAAAGGTGGACAACGAGGCGGGCGTAAAGAGCCAGCTCATCGTTTGAATGAGTTAATTACAGATATCCTAGACAACGAAATTCGTTTGATTAAGTTTGACGGAGAACCTGGTGGCATCGTTACATTAGATGAAGCAATGGACCAAGCGGATGACGCTGGTGTTGATCTTGTTGAAATTAGCCCTACTGCTAAACCACCCGTTTGTCGTGTGATGGATTACGGCAAGTTTATCTATGAAAAAGCTAAAGAACAGAAAGAACAACGTAAAAACCAGAAACAAATACAGGTTAAGGAAATTAAATTCCGTCCTGGTACAGATGAAGGCGATTATCAGGTGAAATTACGTAACCTGAAACGCTTTTTAGAAGGCGGCGACAAGGTCAAGGTAACATTACGTTTCCGTGGCCGTGAAATGGCCCACCAAGAGTTAGGTTTACAACTTTTAACGCGTGTTAAAAACGATTTAGAAGAGTTAACCGTACTTGAGTTCTTCCCGCGTCGTGCGGAAGGACGTCAAATGGTGATGGTCTTAGCCCCTAAAAATAGATAA
- the thrS gene encoding threonine--tRNA ligase, translated as MPVITLPDGSQRSFEQAVSVMDVALDIGPGLAKATIAGRIDGNLVDACELITQDASLQLITSKDSEGLEIIRHSCAHLLGHAIKQLYPNVKMAIGPTIENGFYYDIDLDESISEDDLVKLEKRMTELARTGYEVVKKTGSWQDAYDAFTERGETYKLAILDENIEKTDTPALYHHQEYIDMCRGPHVPSMRHCHHFKLMKVAGAYWRGDSDNKMLQRIYGTAWADKKQLKAYIVRLAEAEKRDHRKIGKTLDLFHWQEEAPGMVFWHNDGWTIYTELEKFIREKLHEYDYDEVKAPMMMDRSLWEKSGHWDKYADGMFTTTSEKREYAIKPMNCPGHVQIFNQGLKSYRDLPLRIAEFGCCHRNEPSGSLHGLMRVRGFTQDDAHIFCMESQVQAEVKKCIEMVYDVYGSFGFEDVVVKLSTRPDNRIGSDEIWDKAEAGLAQALTDSNIAFEYLPGEGAFYGPKIEFTLMDCLGRAWQCGTVQLDFALPERLGATYVGEDNERYTPVMIHRAILGSLERFIGILIEEFTGKFPTWLSPIQTTIMNITDKQAPYCEKVVKKLKENGFRAKIDLRNEKIGFKIREHTLKRVPYLLVVGDKEMESGEISVRTRSGEDLGKMSVDDFIAKLSDEVKSRQ; from the coding sequence ATGCCTGTAATTACTCTCCCTGATGGTTCCCAACGTTCTTTTGAACAAGCTGTATCTGTAATGGATGTTGCTCTAGATATTGGCCCTGGACTTGCTAAAGCAACCATTGCTGGTCGTATCGACGGAAACCTTGTTGATGCTTGTGAATTAATTACTCAAGATGCCTCTTTACAACTTATCACCAGTAAAGATAGCGAAGGTCTTGAGATCATTCGTCACTCATGTGCACATTTATTAGGGCATGCAATAAAGCAGTTATATCCAAATGTTAAAATGGCTATCGGTCCAACGATCGAAAATGGCTTTTATTATGACATTGATCTTGATGAATCAATTAGTGAAGATGATTTAGTTAAGCTTGAAAAACGCATGACTGAACTAGCACGTACCGGTTATGAAGTTGTTAAAAAGACAGGTTCTTGGCAAGATGCTTACGACGCCTTTACTGAACGTGGCGAAACATACAAATTAGCCATTCTTGATGAGAACATTGAGAAAACAGATACACCGGCTTTATATCATCACCAAGAATACATTGATATGTGTCGTGGTCCTCATGTACCAAGCATGCGTCATTGTCATCACTTTAAATTAATGAAAGTTGCTGGTGCCTACTGGCGTGGCGATTCAGACAACAAAATGTTGCAACGTATCTATGGCACAGCATGGGCTGATAAAAAGCAACTTAAAGCTTATATAGTACGTTTAGCGGAAGCTGAAAAACGCGACCATCGTAAAATTGGTAAAACATTAGATTTATTCCATTGGCAAGAAGAAGCACCAGGCATGGTGTTTTGGCATAACGATGGTTGGACTATTTATACTGAGTTAGAGAAATTTATTCGTGAAAAGTTACACGAATATGATTACGACGAAGTTAAAGCACCAATGATGATGGATAGAAGTCTTTGGGAAAAATCAGGTCACTGGGACAAATATGCTGATGGCATGTTTACTACTACCTCAGAAAAGCGTGAATACGCAATTAAACCAATGAACTGTCCTGGTCATGTTCAAATTTTTAATCAAGGTTTGAAATCTTACCGTGATTTACCATTGCGTATTGCTGAATTTGGCTGTTGTCATCGTAATGAGCCTTCGGGGTCTTTACATGGTTTAATGCGGGTTCGTGGTTTTACTCAAGATGATGCTCATATTTTCTGTATGGAATCACAAGTTCAAGCTGAAGTTAAAAAATGTATTGAAATGGTATATGACGTCTACGGCTCGTTTGGCTTTGAAGATGTTGTTGTGAAGCTTTCTACACGTCCAGACAACCGTATTGGTAGTGATGAAATCTGGGATAAAGCAGAAGCAGGTTTAGCACAAGCATTAACAGACAGTAATATTGCCTTTGAATACTTACCGGGTGAAGGTGCTTTTTACGGCCCTAAAATAGAATTCACCTTAATGGATTGTTTAGGTCGTGCTTGGCAATGTGGCACAGTACAACTTGATTTTGCATTACCAGAGCGTTTAGGTGCAACTTATGTTGGTGAAGATAACGAAAGATATACTCCGGTAATGATTCACCGAGCAATTTTAGGTTCATTAGAACGTTTTATTGGTATTTTAATCGAAGAGTTCACCGGCAAGTTTCCAACATGGTTATCGCCTATTCAGACAACAATTATGAATATTACCGATAAACAAGCACCATATTGTGAGAAAGTTGTTAAAAAACTAAAAGAAAATGGCTTTAGAGCAAAAATAGACTTGAGAAATGAGAAGATAGGCTTTAAAATCCGCGAGCACACTTTGAAGCGAGTTCCTTATTTATTAGTTGTTGGTGATAAAGAAATGGAATCCGGTGAAATATCCGTTCGAACTCGAAGTGGTGAAGATTTAGGAAAAATGTCGGTTGATGACTTTATTGCTAAGTTATCTGATGAAGTTAAATCTCGTCAGTAA
- a CDS encoding NAD(P)/FAD-dependent oxidoreductase: MIRLTNIKLPLDHQEHELEQAILTKLSIKAVQLIKFTVFKRGYDARKKNSIFLIYTLDVETNVDEALLATFIADTQVKETPDMAYKFVSQAPKNLKNRPVVIGMGPCGLFVGLVLAQMGFNPIVLERGQEVRQRTKDTFGFWRKKILNTESNVQFGEGGAGTFSDGKLYSQVKDPKHYSRKVLHEFVAAGAPEEILYVSKPHIGTFKLVTMVEKMRAKIFELGGEVRFNQRVDKIHFTDVEGNECTAQGIEGYQNKKVTGLTLSNGDHIETNYIALAIGHSARDTFSMLFDEDVYMKAKPFSVGFRIEHEQAVIDEARFGNNAGNEILGSADYKLVHHCSNGRSVYSFCMCPGGTVVAAASEEGRLVTNGMSQYSRLERNANSAIVVGIEPEDFITSEFASDRDYVLAGMEFQRNLEAKAFKLGGESYDAPVQLVGDFLAGRKSGEHGSVAPSYKPGVTYCDLSETLPDYAIAAIREALPAFDKKIKGFSMAEATLTAVETRTSSPIQITRDKETLQSLNAQGLYPAGEGAGYAGGILSAGIDGIKIAEAMALAITAEQEH, from the coding sequence ATGATTCGTTTAACCAATATTAAACTTCCGCTTGATCATCAAGAGCACGAACTTGAACAAGCAATTTTAACTAAATTATCAATAAAAGCCGTTCAGTTAATAAAATTCACCGTGTTTAAACGTGGTTATGATGCACGTAAGAAAAATAGTATTTTCTTGATTTATACCCTTGATGTTGAAACGAATGTTGACGAAGCGCTTCTTGCAACATTTATTGCTGATACCCAAGTAAAAGAAACGCCAGATATGGCTTACAAATTTGTTAGCCAAGCACCCAAGAACCTTAAAAATCGCCCAGTTGTTATTGGTATGGGACCTTGTGGTTTATTTGTAGGTTTAGTGTTGGCACAAATGGGCTTTAATCCTATTGTGTTAGAGCGTGGTCAAGAAGTTAGACAACGCACCAAAGACACTTTCGGTTTTTGGCGTAAAAAAATATTAAATACTGAATCCAATGTGCAATTTGGTGAAGGGGGAGCAGGTACATTCTCAGACGGTAAGCTTTATAGTCAAGTTAAAGACCCTAAGCATTATAGTCGTAAAGTGCTTCATGAATTTGTGGCAGCGGGTGCACCTGAAGAGATACTTTACGTAAGCAAACCCCATATTGGTACGTTCAAATTAGTAACTATGGTTGAAAAAATGCGCGCCAAAATTTTTGAACTTGGCGGTGAAGTTCGATTTAACCAGCGAGTAGATAAAATTCACTTTACTGATGTTGAAGGTAATGAATGTACCGCGCAGGGCATTGAAGGTTACCAAAACAAAAAAGTGACAGGGTTAACTCTCTCTAATGGTGATCATATAGAGACTAACTATATTGCTTTAGCTATCGGACATAGTGCTCGTGATACCTTTAGTATGTTATTTGATGAAGATGTTTACATGAAAGCAAAACCCTTCTCTGTTGGCTTTCGTATTGAACATGAACAAGCGGTCATAGATGAAGCACGCTTTGGCAATAATGCCGGTAATGAAATTTTAGGCTCGGCAGATTACAAGTTAGTTCACCATTGTAGTAATGGCCGTTCAGTTTACAGCTTTTGTATGTGTCCAGGGGGAACTGTTGTTGCCGCTGCCTCGGAAGAGGGCCGTTTAGTGACTAATGGTATGAGCCAATACTCTCGTCTTGAGCGTAATGCGAATAGTGCTATTGTTGTGGGTATTGAACCGGAAGATTTCATCACCAGTGAGTTTGCTTCAGATAGAGATTATGTACTTGCGGGTATGGAATTTCAACGTAACTTAGAAGCAAAAGCGTTTAAACTTGGCGGCGAAAGTTATGATGCGCCAGTACAGCTTGTAGGTGATTTTCTTGCAGGACGTAAAAGTGGCGAACACGGCTCAGTAGCCCCGTCTTATAAACCAGGTGTAACTTATTGCGATTTAAGTGAAACCTTACCCGATTATGCGATAGCTGCAATTAGAGAAGCACTGCCTGCTTTTGATAAAAAAATTAAGGGTTTTTCAATGGCAGAAGCAACATTAACCGCAGTAGAAACTCGAACTTCATCACCTATTCAAATTACGAGAGATAAAGAGACCTTACAAAGCCTTAACGCGCAAGGTCTTTACCCTGCTGGTGAAGGTGCGGGTTATGCGGGTGGAATTTTGTCTGCCGGTATTGATGGTATTAAAATTGCCGAAGCAATGGCATTAGCCATTACAGCAGAGCAAGAGCATTAA
- the fdxA gene encoding ferredoxin FdxA, with the protein MAFVVTDNCILCKYTDCVAVCPADAFYEGPNFLVISPDDCIDCDLCPVECPAGAIYQEDEVPADQQEFIELNAELAKHWPRITEVKPPLEQAEKWDGVADKIQYLETQSDD; encoded by the coding sequence ATGGCATTTGTAGTAACCGATAACTGTATATTATGTAAATACACTGACTGTGTGGCAGTCTGCCCTGCTGATGCGTTTTATGAAGGACCTAATTTTCTCGTGATTAGCCCTGATGATTGTATTGATTGTGACTTATGTCCTGTTGAATGCCCTGCAGGTGCTATTTACCAAGAAGATGAAGTACCCGCAGACCAGCAAGAATTCATTGAACTGAATGCCGAACTTGCAAAACACTGGCCCAGAATTACCGAAGTAAAACCGCCATTAGAACAGGCTGAAAAATGGGATGGCGTTGCAGATAAAATCCAATATTTAGAGACTCAGTCAGATGACTAA
- a CDS encoding fructosamine kinase family protein, translated as MWHSIEQAISVETGKSFYISEKKEISTRPASSSSFTCSYDNKEPPPNLSFKITDGHRSYFLKINNKDYLENFQAEAYSLKQLNSLANIASPNVTAIGTSLDKSFLVLDYIDFSKAKPMLWYQLGQQLAQMHYENRHGQFGWQHDNFIGSTIQPNHWSSNWTTFFSDQRIAWQLQLLSERSIMLGNIEHITQVCHDALLHHQVSPCLVHGDLWQGNTGFSGEKAMIFDPACYYGDREVDIAMTELFGHFPDDFYHGYQAEYPLDDGYEQRKLVYNFYHILNHANIFGGIYIDQAKATLSRIMSLPLH; from the coding sequence ATGTGGCATAGCATTGAACAAGCCATTAGCGTTGAAACTGGGAAGTCATTTTATATTTCAGAAAAAAAAGAAATATCGACAAGACCGGCCAGCAGTTCCTCATTCACTTGTTCATATGATAATAAAGAGCCACCTCCAAATTTATCATTCAAAATAACTGACGGACACCGCAGTTATTTTCTAAAAATCAACAACAAAGACTATCTAGAAAACTTCCAAGCGGAAGCATACTCATTAAAACAACTTAATAGCTTAGCGAATATTGCCAGTCCTAACGTAACAGCTATAGGCACTAGTTTAGACAAGAGCTTCTTAGTACTCGATTATATTGACTTTAGTAAAGCAAAACCTATGCTTTGGTATCAACTTGGTCAACAGCTCGCTCAAATGCATTACGAAAATCGCCACGGTCAATTCGGTTGGCAACATGATAATTTCATTGGCAGTACAATTCAGCCCAATCATTGGAGCAGTAACTGGACAACCTTTTTTTCTGATCAACGAATTGCTTGGCAATTACAATTGCTGTCTGAGCGTTCCATTATGCTAGGTAATATTGAGCATATTACCCAAGTTTGTCACGACGCATTACTGCACCATCAAGTGTCTCCTTGTCTGGTTCATGGTGACTTGTGGCAAGGTAATACTGGTTTTTCTGGTGAAAAAGCTATGATATTTGACCCTGCTTGCTATTATGGCGACCGAGAAGTGGATATTGCCATGACCGAACTATTTGGTCACTTTCCTGATGATTTTTATCATGGCTACCAAGCAGAATATCCCTTAGATGATGGTTACGAACAAAGAAAACTAGTCTATAATTTTTACCATATTTTAAATCACGCTAATATTTTCGGCGGCATTTATATTGATCAAGCCAAAGCAACCTTATCTAGAATTATGTCATTACCATTACACTAA
- a CDS encoding CPXCG motif-containing cysteine-rich protein translates to MTIKLSEKRITCPHCGHHLHATLDASAGDQDYYDECPSCCMEIHYNLHVDEYRKKIQLTVDSDDEQVF, encoded by the coding sequence ATGACCATTAAACTAAGTGAAAAACGCATTACTTGTCCTCACTGTGGTCATCATTTGCACGCGACCCTAGATGCCTCTGCTGGTGATCAAGATTATTACGATGAGTGCCCTTCTTGTTGTATGGAGATTCACTACAATTTGCATGTTGATGAATACAGAAAAAAGATTCAATTAACCGTAGATAGTGATGATGAGCAAGTCTTCTAG
- a CDS encoding MATE family efflux transporter — MNLADFFTHSKSLLKLTYPILIAQLIQNLMGFVDIVMAGRVSATDLAAVAVANSIWLPLILTIYGLIMALSAIVSQLAGAKNYSKIVEQTYQTAWISLVLGLSLILLYYLLIPIVSPLVTLESNLEELMFDYLGFIVWGAPGFCLYLVLRNYSEGLSYTKPTMIISIIGLLVNIPANYIFIYGKFGMPALGGAGCGVATALVYWSMFISMLIYCFYSKVLKQANLFSAFYWPVLAEIKAILGLGIPIALSLLFEVSLFAIVAIILVPFGAQVVASHQVALNFTGLVFMVPLSIAMATTIKVGFAIGNKDFKQARDYTMYSIVLGLALACITALITVLFRTQIAGIYSTEAPVIELAASLMLLATIYQFSDTIQVVSAGALRGYKDTKSILYITFVSYWLVGLSVGLILGVTDWIVPRIGPYGFWIGFIVGLTTAAILLAWRLRIIQERIKNNTFVPEETDTLIHISSGKIDD; from the coding sequence ATGAATTTAGCTGATTTCTTCACCCATAGTAAAAGCTTATTAAAACTCACTTATCCCATTTTAATCGCGCAATTAATTCAAAACTTAATGGGCTTTGTCGATATTGTTATGGCCGGACGCGTCAGCGCTACTGATTTGGCCGCGGTTGCCGTAGCGAATAGTATTTGGTTACCACTTATATTGACCATTTATGGCTTAATAATGGCACTTTCTGCTATTGTTTCTCAGCTGGCCGGTGCCAAAAACTATAGCAAAATAGTAGAACAAACCTATCAAACCGCTTGGATATCTTTAGTGTTAGGCTTATCACTGATACTTCTCTACTACCTACTCATTCCTATAGTGTCACCACTCGTCACTTTAGAGAGCAACCTTGAAGAGTTGATGTTCGATTACTTAGGTTTTATTGTTTGGGGTGCTCCTGGCTTTTGTTTATACCTTGTACTAAGAAATTATTCCGAAGGCCTTTCATACACTAAGCCAACGATGATTATTAGTATCATCGGTTTACTGGTCAACATCCCTGCTAATTATATTTTCATCTATGGCAAATTTGGCATGCCTGCTCTAGGCGGTGCTGGGTGTGGAGTAGCCACAGCACTCGTTTACTGGTCTATGTTTATCAGTATGCTTATTTATTGCTTTTATTCAAAGGTACTAAAACAAGCAAACTTATTTAGTGCGTTTTATTGGCCCGTATTAGCAGAAATCAAAGCAATATTAGGCTTAGGTATTCCAATCGCTTTATCACTTCTTTTTGAAGTGAGTCTTTTTGCTATTGTTGCTATTATTTTAGTGCCCTTTGGCGCGCAAGTGGTCGCAAGTCATCAAGTAGCATTAAACTTTACTGGTCTAGTATTCATGGTGCCGTTAAGCATAGCCATGGCTACCACCATTAAAGTCGGCTTTGCTATTGGTAATAAAGACTTCAAACAAGCAAGAGATTACACCATGTACTCTATTGTTCTGGGCTTAGCCCTCGCTTGTATCACGGCGCTAATAACCGTACTTTTTAGAACACAAATTGCTGGTATTTACAGTACAGAAGCTCCCGTTATTGAATTAGCAGCCAGTTTAATGTTACTTGCTACCATTTATCAATTTTCAGATACTATTCAAGTTGTCTCTGCAGGCGCATTACGCGGCTATAAAGACACTAAATCTATATTATATATAACCTTTGTATCATATTGGCTTGTGGGTTTATCTGTAGGCTTAATTTTAGGTGTCACCGATTGGATTGTTCCAAGAATAGGACCTTATGGCTTTTGGATTGGTTTTATTGTTGGTTTGACCACAGCAGCAATATTGCTCGCTTGGCGCTTACGAATAATTCAAGAGCGAATTAAAAATAATACTTTTGTGCCGGAAGAAACTGACACCTTGATACATATTTCTTCAGGTAAAATAGATGACTAG
- a CDS encoding integrase domain-containing protein, translating to MARKVKPLTNTEVKQAKPKDKIYKLSDGDGLQLRIMPNGSKQWLLDYFKPYTKKRTSFSLGSYPDVTLANARAKRASSRELLAQDIDPKEHKEDHHREQLLIASHTLKSVAEDWFAIKKTTITEVTAKSLWRKFENHVFPKLGHRPIDKILAPEAIEALKPLAAKGNLETTGKIIGHLNNIMTHAVNTGILHHNPLSGIRSAFSAPKVTNMPTIKPNELGKLMKVISYASIKLVTRCLIEWQLHTMTRPSESAKAEWSEIDLENRLWVIPAERMKMRLEHKVPLTKQSIEILERLKPITGHRTHLFPSHINHHKHCNVETANKALIRMGYKNRLVAHGLRALASTTLNEQEFNADVIESALSHVDKNEVRRAYNRAEYLDSRRELMCWWSEHIEQAVSGNLPVSTLKEQKIICNE from the coding sequence ATGGCTAGAAAAGTAAAACCTCTTACCAATACTGAAGTTAAGCAGGCAAAGCCTAAAGATAAGATTTACAAGTTATCTGACGGCGATGGCTTACAATTGCGCATAATGCCAAATGGCTCTAAACAATGGCTGTTAGACTACTTCAAACCTTACACAAAAAAACGTACCTCATTCAGCTTAGGATCATACCCTGATGTTACATTAGCCAATGCAAGAGCCAAGCGTGCATCTTCAAGAGAACTTTTAGCTCAAGACATCGACCCCAAAGAACATAAAGAAGACCACCACCGTGAACAATTGCTTATCGCTAGCCACACTTTAAAGAGTGTTGCTGAAGATTGGTTTGCCATCAAAAAGACCACGATTACAGAAGTTACTGCTAAAAGCCTATGGCGTAAGTTTGAAAACCACGTTTTTCCAAAGCTAGGCCACAGGCCAATAGACAAAATATTAGCACCAGAGGCTATTGAAGCACTTAAGCCTTTAGCTGCTAAAGGTAACCTAGAAACAACAGGTAAAATCATTGGCCATTTAAACAACATAATGACCCATGCCGTAAATACGGGGATATTACATCACAATCCGTTATCAGGGATTCGTAGCGCATTCTCAGCCCCTAAAGTAACTAATATGCCCACCATTAAGCCTAATGAATTAGGTAAGCTAATGAAGGTCATCAGTTACGCCAGCATTAAGCTAGTCACCAGATGTTTAATTGAGTGGCAACTTCACACAATGACCAGGCCCAGCGAAAGCGCTAAAGCTGAGTGGTCAGAAATAGATTTAGAGAATAGATTATGGGTTATTCCTGCTGAACGTATGAAAATGAGATTAGAGCATAAAGTACCACTGACCAAACAATCCATTGAAATACTTGAACGATTAAAGCCAATTACAGGCCATCGAACACACCTATTCCCTTCCCACATTAATCACCATAAACACTGCAACGTTGAAACAGCAAACAAAGCATTAATACGTATGGGCTATAAAAACAGATTAGTCGCTCATGGCTTACGTGCTTTAGCTAGCACTACTTTAAACGAACAAGAGTTTAATGCTGATGTTATCGAGTCTGCACTATCTCATGTCGATAAAAATGAAGTTAGACGTGCCTACAATCGTGCAGAATACCTTGATAGCAGGCGTGAACTAATGTGCTGGTGGAGTGAGCATATAGAGCAGGCAGTAAGTGGCAACTTACCTGTCTCAACGTTAAAAGAGCAAAAGATAATCTGCAACGAATGA
- a CDS encoding M20/M25/M40 family metallo-hydrolase, translating into MSLELPIYKEFIAMPSVVGHPQGNIEAIAFVIKFLEGLGFDIRITDIEKTEQPTIIAHYPGRLSDNKIVIYGHYDVAPVKELNSWVSEEAFTLENINGRLYGRGIADNKGPLMARMIALKSLILSDKAIPEILWLIQGEEEITQGDRVAHDIFKDEIPAFGAPVYIEETGFNDLDSNTQIAFLWSPDKSDSELIPWHSLLESSLDSPRIEYRHLNKLNGIKACPLLYNLPKNAVYMGFGPNDRLHFIHRDNESLNENKLLKHQQQFEKFLANYALYNDES; encoded by the coding sequence ATGAGTTTAGAATTACCAATTTATAAAGAGTTTATTGCGATGCCTTCAGTTGTAGGACATCCTCAAGGCAATATTGAAGCAATAGCGTTTGTAATAAAATTTCTAGAGGGTTTAGGTTTTGATATTCGTATTACCGATATAGAGAAAACCGAACAGCCGACAATTATTGCACATTACCCTGGGCGACTAAGTGACAATAAAATTGTGATTTATGGGCATTATGATGTTGCTCCAGTCAAAGAATTGAATAGTTGGGTCAGTGAAGAAGCATTTACCTTAGAAAATATTAACGGCCGCCTTTACGGAAGAGGTATTGCTGATAACAAAGGGCCTTTAATGGCCCGTATGATCGCATTAAAATCCCTAATATTATCAGATAAAGCAATCCCTGAAATTCTGTGGTTAATTCAAGGTGAAGAGGAGATTACACAGGGGGATAGGGTTGCTCATGATATTTTTAAGGATGAAATACCCGCATTTGGTGCCCCGGTGTATATTGAAGAAACAGGATTTAATGATTTAGACAGTAATACGCAAATTGCGTTTTTATGGTCTCCGGATAAGTCTGATTCGGAGTTAATACCATGGCATAGTTTACTTGAAAGCAGCCTAGACAGCCCCCGAATAGAATATAGACATTTAAATAAATTGAATGGTATAAAAGCTTGTCCATTGCTATATAACTTACCGAAAAACGCTGTTTACATGGGATTTGGACCTAATGACCGTTTACACTTTATTCATCGGGATAATGAATCGTTGAATGAGAATAAATTGTTAAAACATCAGCAACAGTTTGAAAAATTCTTAGCTAATTATGCGTTATATAACGATGAATCTTAG